From a region of the Drosophila ananassae strain 14024-0371.13 chromosome XL, ASM1763931v2, whole genome shotgun sequence genome:
- the LOC6502904 gene encoding probable ATP-dependent RNA helicase DHX34: MSRKQRINLVNFSFLDHKAELRALLRAKGRREPYSLVESESDFWQFLGKYEAMMRATGQPELAQLLNNDELACPQPYHRAKHLAMHLNEEQMLQEARGEIEAQFRQLILIYLDFRQKEKFQRIRKLRQAQRSLPIARFRDDLREALDTSRVVIVAGDTGCGKSTQVPQFLYDFGYRSIACTQPRRLACVSLSKRVAHELLDDYGSRVGFQIRFERSRTQHTSITFITEGLLLRQLAVGANLDQYDALILDEIHERNLFGDFLLGVTKCLLRARPKLKLILMSATINVQLFHNYFKEEGARLVQVPGRLFPIKLRYIPPPALELKAGQSVSTSKHQSGRMDPAPFVQVLSLIDQQYPISERGDVLIFVSGVNEIESVVAAVEEYATKQQHWIVLPLHSGLALAEQDKVFDYAPEGSRKCIVSTNIAETSLTVDGVRFVVDSGKVKEMSYDAACKGQRLKEFWVSKSSAEQRKGRAGRTGPGVCFRLYSQAQFDAFEPYPAPEIHRMPLDTMLLQMISMGLPDVRVFPFIEAPKSEQVEQTILALKQHCALSVEEKITPLGSSLANLPVELSIGKMLLMGCVFPEVEQLLTLAAMLSVQNPLTTRAQTDHRCERERQPFESDQGDLFTMLRCFREWLQLKLRREGTRQWCHRLGIEEQRFYEVTKLRHQFQRILESCGMTVASDSGSGPGSSSQLTSAERSTRHGELIQLKALKRRQRFEQPRQRKLLKHQHRDTEDQGHDERDDDMRDVDLRMRHDARQLTLLERSARLDRHRDVVLLKLLIASGFYPQLAVVDEFNYCKGGGQQFFHTRLKPFLSQHPNSHFAKYFDLLQLSDSDLLPKPFYYTAKHPLSSRHQILCYQSLLETAKPYLMNCIRLPCAQTLLLFGFAIDTNAGLTQIVCDGWLGIDLPAPGSGMQLLSRGIELRRRWSGQLYAKLNELSDKQDAPSSARSVSSDLWHDLLDFMALDVAYAVRRLLPADLKRLYTHQAPPERIRDLKENPFAPGYAMSANEEKGGINVSEHVVYACLAEQQWTMKMDAALKEQPWECAHCDFTMEEFDVLEQLIHRSQCRGGRKKSKVSSNTRSDKELDPERSGSASQSSGNYFCETCKRQLQLSRIEILRHRRQCLKVEGNDAPK, translated from the exons ATGTCCAGGAAACAGAGGATCAACTTGGTAAATTTTAGCTTCCTTGACCATAAGGCAGAGCTGAGGGCTCTTCTTCGGGCCAAGGGCCGCCGGGAGCCGTACAGTTTGGTGGAAAGCGAGTCTGACTTCTGGCAGTTTCTCGGCAAATACGAGGCTATGATGAGGGCTACGGGGCAGCCGGAACTGGCGCAGCTGCTGAACAATGACGAACTTGCCTGCCCACAACCTTACCATCGCGCCAAGCACCTAGCCATGCATCTGAACGAAGAGCAGATGCTCCAAGAAGCGCGTGGCGAGATAGAAGCGCAGTTCCGGCAGTTGATTCTGATTTACCTGGACTTTCGGCAAAAGGAGAAGTTTCAGCGCATTCGTAAATTACGACAGGCGCAGCGTTCCCTGCCCATAGCCCGCTTCCGAGATGACTTGCGGGAAGCCCTGGACACTAGCCGTGTGGTCATAGTGGCCGGCGACACGGGCTGCGGAAAGTCCACTCAGGTGCCTCAGTTCCTCTATGACTTTGGCTATCGCAGCATTG CTTGCACACAACCTCGTCGCCTGGCTTGCGTTTCCTTATCAAAACGAGTGGCCCACGAACTACTAGATGACTATGGGAGCCGGGTGGGCTTTCAGATTCGGTTTGAACGCAGTCGCACTCAGCACACCAGCATCACCTTTATCACGGAGGGCTTGTTGCTGCGCCAGTTGGCGGTGGGCGCCAATCTTGACCAATACGACGCCCTCATCTTAGACGAGATTCATGAACGCAACCTATTTGGCGACTTTCTTCTGGGCGTCACCAAGTGCCTGCTGCGAGCACGCCCGAAGCTAAAGCTTATTCTCATGTCGGCCACTATTAATGTGCAGCTGTTCCACAACTACTTTAAGGAAGAGGGCGCTCGACTGGTTCAAGTTCCCGGGCGTCTCTTTCCCATTAAGTTGCGCTATATTCCCCCACCGGCGTTGGAGCTTAAAGCTGGGCAATCGGTCAGTACATCTAAACACCAAAGCGGGCGTATGGACCCGGCTCCATTCGTCCAAGTGCTCAGCCTTATTGACCAGCAGTATCCCA TCAGTGAACGCGGAGACGTGCTCATTTTCGTAAGCGGGGTGAACGAGATCGAGTCCGTGGTAGCGGCCGTTGAGGAATATGCCACTAAGCAACAACACTGGATCGTCCTGCCCCTGCACAGCGGACTGGCTCTCGCTGAGCAGGACAAAGTTTTCGACTACGCGCCCGAAGGCAGTCGCAAATGCATCGTCTCCACCAACATTGCCGAGACCTCACTCACTGTGGACGGCGTGCGGTTCGTGGTGGACTCGGGCAAGGTCAAGGAAATGAGCTATGACGCCGCCTGTAAAGGCCAACGCCTGAAGGAGTTCTGGGTATCCAAGTCGTCTGCTGAGCAACGGAAAGGTCGCGCCGGTCGCACTGGTCCAGGG GTATGCTTCCGACTCTATAGCCAAGCCCAGTTCGATGCCTTTGAGCCATACCCGGCTCCGGAAATCCACCGTATGCCGCTTGACACAATGTTGCTGCAAATGATTTCTATGGGACTACCCGACGTCCGTGTCTTTCCCTTTATCGAGGCTCCGAAATCTGAACAAGTAGAGCAGACAATTTTGGCTTTAAAACAACAC tGCGCTCTCAGCGTGGAGGAGAAGATCACTCCGCTGGGCAGCTCGCTTGCCAACCTGCCCGTAGAACTCTCCATTGGCAAAATGCTACTCATGGGCTGCGTCTTCCCAGAGGTGGAGCAGCTGCTGACCCTGGCCGCCATGCTGAGCGTTCAGAACCCGCTGACAACCCGTGCACAGACGGACCACCGCTGCGAGCGGGAACGCCAGCCTTTCGAGTCCGACCAGGGTGACCTCTTCACCATGCTGCGTTGCTTCCGCGAGTGGCTGCAGCTGAAGTTGCGTCGCGAGGGAACGCGGCAGTGGTGTCACCGTCTGGGCATCGAGGAGCAACGCTTTTATGAAGTCACCAAGCTACGGCATCAGTTTCAGCGCATCCTTGAGAGCTGCGGCATGACAGTGGCCAGCGACTCTGGCTCTGGACCGGGCTCGAGCTCCCAGCTTACCAGCGCCGAGCGTTCAACGCGCCACGGAGAACTGATCCAGCTGAAGGCCCTCAAACGTCGCCAGCGATTCGAGCAGCCGCGCCAGCGAAAGCTTCTCAAGCACCAGCACCGGGACACTGAGGACCAGGGTCACGACGAGCGGGACGATGACATGCGCGACGTCGACTTGCGAATGCGGCACGACGCTCGTCAACTGACACTGCTAGAACGCTCGGCGCGTCTCGATCGCCATCGGGATGTGGTGCTGCTGAAGCTGCTGATTGCCAGTGGCTTTTATCCGCAGCTGGCTGTCGTCGACGAGTTCAACTACTGCAAGGGAGGGGGCCAGCAGTTCTTTCACACGCGGCTAAAGCCATTCCTGTCCCAGCACCCCAATTCCCACTTTGCCAAGTACTTCGATCTCCTGCAGTTGTCTGACAGTGACCTGCTACCCAAGCCGTTCTACTACACCGCCAAACATCCGCTTAGTTCGCGACATCAGATTCTCTGTTACCA ATCGCTCCTGGAGACTGCGAAACCATATCTGATGAACTGTATCAGGCTGCCCTGCGCCCAAACGCTCTTGCTGTTCGGCTTCGCCATCGACACGAATGCGGGCCTCACGCAGATCGTCTGCGATGGCTGGCTGGGAATCGATCTCCCTGCACCCGGCAGCGGAATGCAGCTGCTTAGTCGCGGCATTGAGCTCCGCCGCCGATGGAGCGGTCAACTGTACGCGAAGCTTAATG AACTCAGTGATAAGCAAGATGCGCCTTCCTCCGCAAGGAGCGTGAGTAGTGATCTGTGGCATGATCTGCTGGACTTTATGGCCTTAGATGTCGCGTACGCAGTCCGACGCCTTCTGCCCGCCGATCTTAAGCGTCTTTACACGCACCAAGCTCCGCCTGAGAGGATCCGGGACCTTAAGGAGAACCCCTTTGCGCCTGGATATGCGATGAGTGCTAACGAGGAAAAAGGTGGCATCAATGTCTCGGAGCACGTAGTGTACGCGTGCTTGGCGGAACAGCAATGGACGATGAAAATGGACGCGGCTCTGAAGGAACAGCCTTGGGAGTGCGCGCACTGCGATTTTACTATGGAAGAGTTCGACGTGTTGGAGCAGTTGATACACCGTTCTCAGTGCCGAGGTGGtcgaaaaaaaagtaaagtttCTTCCAATACGAGGTCCGATAAAGAGCTGGACCCCGAACGCAGCGGGTCAGCATCCCAGTCCTCTGGAAACTACTTCTGCGAGACATGCAAGCGCCAGCTGCAACTCTCGCGGATTGAAATCCTGCGACATCGAAGACAATGCCTAAAAGTTGAGGGAAACGATGCTCCGAAATAG
- the LOC6502903 gene encoding 28S ribosomal protein S14, mitochondrial, with protein MNSLARIGGFVCQTVQIAGCGLQQVRTKYADWRMIRDVKRRKCVREHAVERLRVNSLRKNDILPAELREVADAEIAAFPRDSSLVRVRERCALTSRPRGVVHKYRLSRIVWRHLADYNKLSGVQRAMW; from the exons ATGAATTCGCTGGCCAGGATTGGAGGATTCGTGTGCCAAACGGTACAAATAGCCGGTTGTGGC TTGCAGCAGGTACGCACCAAGTATGCTGATTGGAGGATGATTCGGGATGTTAAGCGCCGCAAGTGCGTCCGCGAGCATGCCGTTGAACGGCTACGAGTCAACTCCCTACGGAAAAATGACATCTTACCAGCGGAACTGAGAGAGGTGGCTGATGCTGAGATCGCTGCCTTTCCGCGGGACTCATCGCTTGTTCGTGTAAGGGAACGCTGCGCCCTTACGTCACGGCCGCGCGGCGTTGTCCACAAATACCGGCTCAGTCGTATTGTATGGAGACACCTTGCCGACTACAACAAATTATCTGGCGTGCAACGCGCCATgtggtag
- the LOC6503196 gene encoding N-alpha-acetyltransferase 16, NatA auxiliary subunit, with product MPSNDPLPPKEGALFRKLLKCYELKQYKNGLKLAKQILSNPKYMEHGETLAMKGLTLNGLGRREEAYKYVRLGLRNDLRSHVCWHVYGLLQRSDKKYDEAIKCYRNALKWEKDNLQILKDLSLLQIQMRDLEGYKETRHHLFTLRPSQQASWIGFAMSYHLVRDYDMANNILETFSQSQNSIEAHDYRHSELLLYQNQILIESERLQQALDHLIKYEPQIVDKLAVRETMGDLYIKLQQQEKAVPIFESLIRRNPENVLYYEQYLAARQLTDPSAVVAAYRVFQEQYPRALCPRRLPLNVASGSEFRIVADEYLRRGLRKGIPPLFVNVRTLHQKSEKATTIEELALQYFENLTRSGHFSREDADAGVPVEPASALVWTALFLAQHYDYMRDTDRALEYINVAIDHTPTLIELLITKGRIFKHAGDPVEAYVWLEEAQSMDTADRYINSKCAKYMLRANMVSEAEEICAKFTREGVSAMDNLNEMQCMWFQTECALAYQRMGRWGESLKKCHEVERHFAEIVEDQFDFHTYCMRKMTLRAYVGLLRLEDVLRQHPFYFKAAKCAIEVYIRLYDKPLKSEATIEEIDIENLPPSELKKLRSKQRKAKKKAELESAQAAQAQVKREQHQKSKQQANQETDPDAPQLDELVADKLERTDDPLEKAIDFLKPLQQLAKERIETHLLAFEVYYRKNKLLLMLQSIQRARAVNPSHPELHSCIIRFMKSLAATIKQQPLNDHVQQVLDKATKELIGNRTPQQLNDEFIAKHNASILHLYEGARSLYELDHSKRAAAIKLVTSFNLSKMTLEEAIKVYTALRDGDVFGECDSEAAAYQQACHERFQYARVFRNVEELEAQLQEKEAAKLRAEEEQQQLNHINFSSSEQVSDSVTAAAAS from the exons ATGCCTTCCAACGATCCACTGCCACCCAAGGAGGGTGCGCTCTTCCGCAAGCTACTT AAATGCTACGAACTGAAGCAGTACAAAAATGGGCTTAAGCTGGCTAAGCAGATTCTCTCGAACCCCAAGTACATGGAGCACGGCGAGACGCTGGCAATGAAAGGACTTACCCTGAACGGGCTCGGGCGGCGGGAGGAGGCCTACAAGTACGTTCGACTGGGTTTACGAAACGACCTGCGCTCCCACGTCTGCTGGCACGTTTACGGACTGCTACAGCGGAGTGATAAAAAGTACGATGAGGCAATCAAGTGCTACCGCAACGCGctcaagtgggaaaaggataaTCTGCAGATCCTGAAGGACTTGTCGTTGCTGCAGATACAGATGCGGGACCTGGAAGGATACAAGGAGACCCGACATCACCTGTTCACGCTGCGCCCCTCGCAACAAGCGTCCTGGATTGGGTTTGCCATGAGCTACCACCTAGTGAGGGACTATGACATGGCCAACAACATCTTGGAGACCTTTAGCCAGTCGCAAAACTCAATT GAGGCGCACGACTACCGCCATTCGGAGCTCTTACTTTACCAGAATCAGATACTCATAGAATCGGAACGCTTGCAGCAGGCGCTGGACCACCTCATAAAGTATGAGCCCCAGATAGTGGACAAACTGGCCGTCCGGGAGACCATGGGAGATCTCTACATCAAACTGCAGCAGCAGGAAAAGGCTGTGCCAATTTTCGAGTCGCTGATCCGCCGCAATCCCGAAAACGTACTCTACTACGAGCAGTATCTGGCTGCCCGCCAGCTCACCGATCCCAGCGCTGTGGTAGCCGCCTACCGCGTGTTCCAGGAGCAGTATCCGCGCGCTCTTTGTCCTCGCCGTCTGCCGCTGAACGTTGCTAGCGGTAGCGAATTCCGTATAGTAGCCGACGAGTACCTTCGCCGCGGTCTGCGTAAGGGAATTCCGCCGCTCTTCGTCAACGTGCGCACGCTTCACCAGAAATCTGAGAAGGCGACTACCATCGAGGAACTGGCGTTGCAGTATTTCGAGAACCTCACCCGCTCGGGGCACTTTTCGCGAGAGGATGCGGACGCCGGAGTTCCCGTCGAGCCTGCGTCTGCGCTTGTGTGGACAGCGTTGTTTTTGGCGCAGCACTATGACTATATGCGCGATACGGATCGGGCACTCGAGTACATCAACGTTGCCATCGACCACACACCCACGTTGATCGAGCTGCTTATCACCAAGGGCCGGATTTTCAAGCATGCGGGCGACCCTGTAGAAGCTTACGTTTGGCTGGAGGAGGCACAAAGCATGGACACTGCGGATCG ATACATCAACTCAAAGTGCGCCAAGTATATGCTGCGCGCCAACATGGTGAGCGAAGCTGAGGAGATTTGCGCCAAGTTCACCCGCGAGGGCGTTTCGGCCATGGACAACTTAAACGAGATGCAATGCATGTGGTTCCAGACGGAATGTGCTCTGGCCTATCAGCGAATGGGTCGATGGGGCGAGTCCTTGAAGAAGTGCCACGAGGTGGAGCGGCATTTTGCGGAGATCGTGGAAGACCAATTCGACTTCCACACCTACTGTATGCGCAAGATGACGCTTCGTGCCTACGTGGGCTTGCTGCGCTTGGAGGACGTCCTGAGGCAGCATCCCTTCTACTTCAAGGCGGCCAAGTGTGCCATTGAAGTGTACATTCGTCTTTACGACAAGCCGCTCAAATCGGAGGCGACTATCGAGGAGATTGACATTG AGAACCTGCCTCCCTCGGAGCTGAAAAAGCTCCGCAGCAAGCAGCGCAAGGCCAAAAAGAAAGCCGAATTGGAGAGTGCGCAGGCCGCGCAGGCGCAGGTAAAGCGCGAGCAGCATCAGAAATCGAAGCAACAAGCCAATCAGGAGACCGATCCGGACGCCCCGCAGCTGGATGAACTGGTGGCGGATAAGCTAGAACGAACGGACGATCCGCTGGAGAAGGCTATCGACTTCTTAAAGCCGCTGCAACAGCTGGCCAAGGAGCGGATCGAAACGCACCTGCTGGCCTTCGAGGTGTACTACCGCAAGAACAAGCTGCTTCTTATGCTGCAGTCCATTCAGCGAGCTCGCGCTGTCAACCCTTCGCACCCCGAGCTCCACAGCTGCATCATTCGCTTCATGAAGTCCTTGGCTGCCACCATTAAACAGCAGCCGCTAAACGATCATGTCCAGCAAGTGCTGGACAAGGCCACCAAAGAACTGATAGGCAACAGGACGCCCCAACAGCTCAACGACGAGTTCATTGCCAAGCACAACGCTTCCATTCTGCATTTATATGAGGGAGCCCGAAGTTTGTACGAGCTGGATCACAGCAAAAGGGCAGCAGCGATTAAACTGGTCACTAGCTTCAATCTGAGCAAGATGACTCTAGAG GAGGCCATCAAGGTCTACACAGCGTTGCGGGACGGCGATGTGTTCGGAGAGTGCGATTCAGAAGCAGCTGCATATCAGCAGGCGTGCCACGAACGGTTCCAGTATGCCCGCGTATTTCGTAATGTTGAGGAGCTGGAAGCGCAGCTGCAGGAGAAAGAGGCCGCCAAACTGCGCGccgaggaggagcagcagcagttgaATCACATTAATTTCAGTTCAAGCGAACAGGTGTCGGATTCGGTCACGGCAGCAGCTGCGTCTTAG